In the genome of Deinococcus deserti VCD115, one region contains:
- a CDS encoding ABC transporter permease subunit, whose amino-acid sequence MISPTPFPARRPTQPPEGARGVLTAVLVLAVLMGAAALIGWLLSGLTARLAPTAPPYLLLVYTLGALVLLMPLVARLFPWIVNWYYLFPALVFLAAFTVLPIVLTVNYAFTNYNAVNSGNPDSAVRTAASLSADRRVVTLQETPQASSVAEYLKCAQPSCAGSTIVLFDEEASVPVRAKIASVSGREVTLAAPVAETLAVANATRINRYGYVGLANFREIFGKASRALLPVFIWTVVFAFSTVVINALAGLVLGILLFNKRLKGRNIYRTLLFLPWAVPAVISVQMWKALLNQQFGIVNKGLGLLGIAAVPWLGDPLWAKISVLLVNLWLGFPYMMTATISALSTINEDLYEAASIDGASRWQQIQSITLPLLRSSFTPILLSGFAFNFNNFGIIYLLTQGGPPLEGREATAQSTDILLSWGFNTAFASSGGQNFALASAIALIIFFLTLAISLVNFKAAGVFEEARK is encoded by the coding sequence ATGATTTCGCCTACGCCTTTTCCTGCCCGGCGCCCTACACAGCCCCCCGAAGGCGCCCGCGGCGTCCTGACAGCCGTCCTGGTGCTGGCCGTGCTGATGGGCGCTGCCGCCCTGATCGGCTGGCTGCTCAGTGGCCTGACGGCCCGTCTGGCCCCCACGGCTCCCCCCTACCTGCTGCTGGTCTATACCCTGGGCGCCCTGGTGCTGCTGATGCCGCTGGTCGCGCGTCTGTTTCCCTGGATCGTCAACTGGTACTACCTGTTTCCTGCGCTGGTGTTCCTGGCGGCCTTCACAGTACTGCCCATCGTGCTGACCGTGAACTACGCTTTTACCAACTACAACGCGGTCAACAGCGGCAACCCCGACTCGGCTGTACGCACGGCCGCGTCCCTGAGCGCTGACCGCCGGGTGGTGACCCTGCAGGAAACGCCGCAGGCCAGCAGTGTTGCAGAGTACCTGAAGTGCGCGCAGCCCAGTTGCGCCGGCAGCACCATCGTGCTGTTCGATGAGGAAGCCTCGGTGCCGGTGCGGGCCAAGATTGCCAGTGTCAGTGGACGCGAGGTGACGCTGGCCGCACCGGTCGCCGAGACCCTGGCGGTTGCCAACGCCACCCGCATCAACCGGTACGGATACGTAGGCCTGGCGAATTTCCGGGAGATTTTCGGCAAAGCCAGCCGCGCGCTTCTTCCTGTTTTTATCTGGACCGTGGTGTTCGCCTTCAGCACGGTGGTGATCAACGCCCTGGCCGGTCTGGTGCTGGGTATCCTGCTGTTCAACAAGCGTCTCAAGGGACGGAATATCTACCGCACGCTGCTGTTTCTGCCCTGGGCCGTACCCGCAGTCATCAGTGTCCAGATGTGGAAAGCCCTGCTCAATCAGCAGTTCGGGATTGTCAACAAGGGTCTGGGCCTGCTGGGCATCGCGGCCGTGCCGTGGCTCGGAGACCCACTGTGGGCCAAGATCAGCGTGCTGCTGGTGAACCTGTGGCTGGGCTTCCCCTACATGATGACGGCCACCATCAGCGCGCTGAGCACCATCAACGAGGACCTCTACGAGGCTGCCAGCATCGACGGGGCCAGCCGCTGGCAGCAGATCCAGAGCATCACCCTGCCGCTGCTGCGCTCGAGTTTCACGCCCATTCTGCTGTCAGGCTTCGCGTTCAACTTCAATAACTTCGGCATCATCTACCTGCTGACCCAGGGTGGTCCGCCTCTGGAAGGCCGAGAGGCCACTGCACAAAGCACCGATATCCTGCTCTCGTGGGGCTTCAATACAGCCTTTGCCAGCAGCGGCGGCCAGAACTTCGCGCTGGCCAGTGCCATCGCCCTGATCATTTTTTTCCTGACTCTGGCCATCAGTCTGGTGAACTTCAAGGCTGCTGGTGTCTTTGAGGAGGCCCGTAAATGA